The Diospyros lotus cultivar Yz01 chromosome 11, ASM1463336v1, whole genome shotgun sequence region cgcatcgcctcgatttgcatgctcgacctcgattttcgtgtcaaacctaaaaaattgcacaaatcactaatctttgagcacaacaatcttataaaacatattttttcacaaaatatctcaatacttcaatttcttcacatttttctcCCAGTTTCCtctctaaaatttcaaataaataccttATTCACTATTTTCTTCCatctttttccacaacaattcataatattctaagaagttcaaaataaaatttcagaaCTTACCTCGAAGCTTCGTTTGCATGCAAAACGAGGTTGGTCGTTGCAAAAACCAAGAAACTGGAAGGGCAAacaccaaaactttttgcacaaccTTCTAGATCTCAATTTTATAggaatttaggaatttttttcacattttcccAAGCCATCACGCGCCCTACAAAATGGCTCACACGCCCCCACTCGCGGCCTGGTTAGCACGTGCACTGCACACGTCGGTTTTCTTCCTCAATCAATTCACCAGCAATTGTGTCCCGTTCTGgttttttggccatatctcATTCATTTGAGCTCTATTTTGCCTCCTATTTGAACCTACACATTCCTCTCTTCatcctctacaggattatagcTTCAAATCGGATGATTGGAGCCATTTTTTGACTGCTCAACTCGATTTTACGGCGAAGCCCGATTTTTCATTGAAGCTTCATAACTCCCTCATCTTTCAATGAAAATGGCTCAAAGTTTCCAGAAATGCTCCTATGGACATGgagaacaaaatccccttatccgATGTCCTCAATTTATTCCCGAACTCTTAGATCTAAgagtttaattttcttttcctttcggCCATCTCTGGatacctctatttataggcgatttcgAGCCTCCAAATGCTCGTGCCCAACCAACCCAAAGCCATTAGAGCTTCTACCTGATTCAGATCAACTTGAAAGCATCAAAAACTGACCACAAAATAGCCCCGACATTCCGACCAAGAAGCTTAGTCGGATATCTTCAAAATCCGGCCACCCCGTGCCTGATTGTCGGCCTAGGCCTAACCCATTTCCTTGAAATCCCCATGGTCAGAAGTGGCTAGTCGGCGACCAGAAGAgactggtcggccatggcaggttactttcatttttaagtttggaaaattgcactttttccCCCATTTGTTTTGACTTTCACACTTTGGCCCTTTTTCACAAAGCCCCTGAACTTTTCATAATTGCCAttgagaccctcaagtcctaaaaatTCCATTTCATTCTCGaagattctaaaaaaatatcatttcgacctccctccgataatttcagaaaattgcacttaggcctgaatcttcgttttggccgtaaacccttttgtttcttcctgaaaccactaaagggttgttaTACATATCAAATATGAACCTCCTCAAGATTTCATTGACTTCTCAAAAGTCCCCTACAATTATTCGATTTTTTAGCCTGAATCACAGTTGTATTTTAACTATACTGAAAATCATtttcgattcgatttctttcgatgtcataaatcatgcctcaaaatACTCATCAATgacatatcatttttcttcgacatctcagctccagggcactcctgcagttgattcggtcattTATGGAAGTAAGAAATTACcctataccctcaatttatctgcaaattctatttttgccctaagataatttactcttgagtcctttagaatttctcaggTATTATAGTTATCTTACTGCTAAAATTCCTTCCTTGGGCTCACGATCAACTCCTTCCAAAGCCTATCTGCCTTTGCCTCCAATTCCGGCCAACTCTCATATTTATACTCAAATTCCCTACGAATCTTGGCCTCAATTGCACTTAAATCACTCACCCCAAAGCTCATCAATTGGAAGCCCATTCATTGAAACAACATCATTCCATTCACATTGTGCAAGTGCATCAAAATGGGGGAAAAGAAATGGGTTTTGGCAGACCATGTGGCGTGGCATGGCGCCTTGAAACAGCATCGTTTGGCGCTTGGGCCTGCTAAAAAacattccaacttttcctttgCTTCTTCCACGATTCGAACTCACACCCCCCACCTGCACATGCGCATGCACAACAGCTTGCTCTAGCAGCCTTCTTCAGTTAATATTGCGCTTATTTTATACTTAAGGTGATTTTTGCTCCAGTTTCCATTATTTCACGTATGCCCCCCAAAATTCACTACtattgacacacatttttgtaacaccccgcatcgagcgataggaaggtccgaaacaacttaccctgatggggctacgcgaacttcctaggggggtcactcatccttgggcttcccaggtcaagcacgcttaacttgggagttccttgcctgcattcagcccaaaaggtatatagttggtgttgtttctttccttacttatcctcgatatatactacccttctctgagCTCTTGgtgtattacacacatcgtgtcatcatgaGCCCACAGCCACGGGTTAGCTCATAGCTCTCGCCCTTCAACGGCCAAGAGTCCCACTACATTTGTGAGCCTCTCTCAGTTTCCCTCTGGGCGATCGAGGTGGGACGAACCCGGTGCATCCAcaactacaaaaaatcaacgttttagcgatgaaaaattccgtcgctaaaatatcaaaatccatcgctaaattttttaacgaCAGATTTAGTAACAGGTACCTTTCCTTCTCTAAGAAATGTGTGctgaaatttagcgataggGGTTATACCCGTCGCTGATTTAGTGATGGGTATAaccctcgtcgctaaatttagcgCATGCCCACAAAATACCAGCCCCCGCACACGCTCGTCACGTGGCAACGCAGTGATAATAATCCCAGCAATAATCCCAAGTGCTACACCTTGGAATCAAACTCTCAACCTCCAAGGACCAAGCACATATATTCGCGCGCGTGAGCCAGCCATTCTAGAAGCCTTGTTGACTATTAATGTGCATacattatatttatagtattttcttccaaactttccagaattatatttacactccaaaatttttcaaacttatttaatgaatattaattttaatattaatgttagtagcCTATTAATGTgcataattttaatattgatttaggttgagtgtatgttgaaaaaaaacaATATATCCCTGAAATCTTGGGTTAACACGTGCTTTGGGAAAAATGGAGTGTTACAGCATACATGCGCGAAATATGAATCTTatacctttacttagatgattcagtatctaattggactttgtccctaCAATATTCAAATGTTATAGATTAAGATGTAGCAAAAGCGAGCATGGAAGAAGCgtgtaatggcacttagcaagtGCATGTTGTATTGGCTATATGTTTATGCAGCCTTTGTATCTAAGTTCTGCTATttcgaattctgaacattttttagggatgatgatgtataaccttatttatggctAATGTTAAAGTTTAGGTTTGATTCTTGTCTTCTACTATCAATTAAGTACCTAACCTAGCTTATATGATGTATGAATCTCATGCTAGCTGGgtagatgaaaattttgggagtttgTGCTATGTTGagattgtttaaaaaaaaaaatagcaaaatttcctaaattataacatgctcaggaaagtggggtgttatagtAAGTATTTAAGTGTCCTCAAATTTAGATAATggtatacatatgcatatagtATATTAATGTTAAGGTGCAAGTCAAAGTAAAAGGAGCCAGAGTAGAGGGTTGAAAAGTCAAGCAAGTGAAGGTTATTATTGGTGTTGAAAAGTTCAAGGCAAGGAAGGGAAGCGAAAGTCAAGAAGTCAAGGTTAGACATTGTGAGGTGGAAGTCAAATAAGGAAGTGAGATGGTAGAAGTCAAATTAAGGTGGGTAGTGGAGTGGTGGTTGTcaagtatacatatataatatgtttgttgtTAACAAAGGGAATGCAAGTCAAAGGGAGttggtctatatatatatatatatatatatacacatgggtAAGGTGCCCCAAAAGTATACAAAGGTCATTGGAAAATTTGAGGTGGAGACAAGTGGGAAGGGAATGGAAGAGGGCATAATGGCATAAGGAAGATGAAATCTGGGAAGCTTAGGCTCTAAGGCTCCAATtgcaagctatatatatattcatgcatattgtattttatatttatattatgatGAATTATATAAAAGGGTTTGGATTAAGTGATAAGTGGGGAATGTAGGTTGTTATTTGGAAAATAAGGATAAGAAAAGCACGCCAGGAGGCGATAAAGAAGAGCGGCGATGGGAATCTTCCATGAGAGCCTTCCCTTGAGTCTTTTTTATCCCCTTCTTCTTGAATTAGCAAGGTGGGTATAGCTTGGTTGCCTCTTCAACTCTTCAATCATCATAGGAGAAAAttatctaaggcaagttcttttatttctccttcttttcttttgcaaGTTCCtaccttttccttttcatttagCAATTCTGTTTCCTTCATGTCTAAGATCTGAACTTGAAACCATTGCCTTTGGAATCTGGTCATGCCTATCTTATTGTGCTACAAATTGTTAAATCTTTGAATACTTATTAAATCTTGTTTAAAAGCTAATGGGGACTCCATTCACCCAATATTCTTAAGGAATGATGCCAAACCTATTTTAGGGTTAAGGACATGTGGGTAGGAAATCATTTTGTATCTGTTGTGGGTCTTTCGTGCATGTCGTTCGAGTTGCAAGTTGTAGGAAGAGTCGACCATTTAATCCAAGCTGTCGACCATTTAGTGTATGTGAGAGGTGGTTGTCGACCGACCCATTGTAAGGTGTCGACCTCCAGGGTGCAGACATAGGAACTGTCAACTATTGCTTGGGTATTTGTCGACTAATGTTGCCATCTCAAAACCTACATTGGTTGTGTGCATTTTGGGTCTCTTGTGTTTGCTGCTCATGTTATCGGGTACTGGCAGTTGATCGATCATGCCATGGCTGTCGATCGTTGGATGTATGGGCTTTAATTGTTAACCGTTGTGGTGAGGTTGTCAATTGTTCTAGGAACCAGGTATTGGCGGTCGTCTGTTAAATCTATGTCTGCCGACCGATCTTGCATAGTCAAATGTTATTGGGTCGCACATGTTGAAAGGTTGCATCCATAAGCATGTATTGAGTAACATGTGATCATGCatgaaattatacataattacaAATTGAGTTCGTAtacatgataaatatatttaatgcacttattattttgtgcAATAGTTATGACTGCGAGAAGGGAAAAGGATGTCCAAATGTTTGGTGGACGAACACTTAACATGGGGGAGCTACGGCTAAGAACCTCGATAAGTGCCTCTCATACCACAAGTTAGTGGTTTATTTGTAGATATGTATTTGATATGTATTTTGAGGCCTTGGGTGCCATTTGTGATATTTGTGAGCCCTAAGGgttgtatatataatttgagCATATTGGTAATGTGTGAACCTTTAGGGTCATATGTGTATTTTTGAGCATGTGCATGTGATGTAAAATGGCTTGCGGCATGCTCCCCATTTATTTTAGATATACTTGTTGATCCTTGTAACTTAATTTGCTTTAACATTATTCTACGTTAGCTAAAAAAGTGAAGTTTGAGGATGAGTCTAGTGGTGATTATGTTTTTGGGGTAGTTGTGTCTACAGAGCAGTCCCGACCAAAAAGATGTTAGGGGTTTTGTCTTTCAAGTGCAGAAGAGTATCTATTGTGCTTTGTTTGGTGGATATTAAGTGCACTTTTTTATGTATTATGGGAGATTAAGCCCTAATGGATGTGCTAAAAGGATTTGATCTATATTTTGCTTTCGTTGTGCTTTTCTCTTAATTAGAGTAATATGTTTTTTGTTATGACTTACTATTCTCTTGTGGgagttattgtttttttttttttttgggtgtagTGCCGATCACGGCCTCCAAATTTGGGGCATGACAACAAGCCTGTTTTCTAATTCTATGGATAACTTAATAATTTGTCAAAGATTTTGTAGATGAAAgttgtcgacgtttgatttcggccgaccgtgattcgttttgggccgcggtgagtcaatccaaaaaaaaataccgagaaggaaggaagaaaaccccccccaaagttccaagcgtgtacaccagaatcttttacgtggttcggccagaacgatgcctagtccacggccgccatctgattattctcccagagtggcggtatctgattattctcttctGTCCTTCCTCCTTgctcctcatggccccctttatttccatttttcttgagggacttttacaatctagataatatataaaaatacagtgtttgtataatgggggacaaatagttcttacagccttcgcaagaccgggagtgggatcctcattacgaggggcatgggctgttacagataaagtgatcggaccctacctctgacttctcagcagctttgccgctcatgcgagctggaggttttaggcgagcgacctggatggtccagcgatctggaggatatttcaggagctcgttagtcgattgctccgagctcgttggaggattaccgggagctcgccatacgctcgctttacgagttccggatctttgatggagactggaccttccttgacgaggtcgtccgggccttcttggccttgggtgattgggccggtctattggaccgagtctggcccatgcggggtgatgcgggaaatacatataacaaaagTTAAAGACATTATTAATCACGAATAATTAAGAGTATCAAATGATGAGAGATTATGGAGGGGAAGATCTTTttagttcaaattttttattttttgaaaaacataaaatggattatatttgtataatttctaaaattctaGATGCAACGTTATAAATGTTACAATTTCGCATCATTATCaactaatataaataaacaaacaataataaattcattAAGTGAAATAAGTACatttgtaaatttaataaattcttataaaataaaatgaaacatttttacaaaccaaacaaaaaaaaaaaagtggggaCTATGGGAAGCAATGAGAACATTAAATTGTTCTCCGAGTTAGTATCTTTCAATTGACTATTCAggacacacaaatatatatataaataaacaaacaataataaatacatttattgaatttataaatttgtaaatttaataaactcattaatgattccttataatgataaaataaaacatcTTTACAAACCAATTTAacgcaaaaaatatatttattataaaccAAGAAGACTAAGAATCATAATACACACAATCAACAccaaatgttttaatttatatgaaaaatcacTTTGGTGTGAGGAGTAGAAACCATGGGCAtgaactataaaaaaaaaaaaaataagaacacaaAAAGCACAAATGATTAGTAATTGCTTTCCCAATCAACCTCAATGTGAGGAGTAATTATTTTTGGGTTAGCATATAAGCAATTattatagttttatatttttttataatttttatccataaatttttttttagtaatttgataaattttcaccAAAAAGGGAAACAAAGATGGAATTTATTCGTCTTTGATTTAAAAACGGATTATTTCCATCTCTATTTTGAATAGAGAAGGAGTTAGAGATGGATCTAATTTCCTCTCTGATGCTAATATATATTATGACGACCCGATCCTTGGAAACCCCAGCCAAGGGAATCAAGGGAGAAGTGTTAGAAAGAAAGGTACCTGTCGAGtcataaaaggaaaaaaacacACAATCACCTTGAATCCGACATCAAGGATATGTATACAAAACTAAACATCAAACACTATCATATGCAACAGGATTATAGATCCATAACAccgcaaaaataataataataataatttatggcCCATAAAACAAACATCCACTGACAGACACCATGCCAAAATTCCTCAAAAACCTTCTAGTTAGAACAGGTTTGTACACATCTAGACATTAGACCCCACATTGCTAAGCTTCCCATCTTCTTTAGACTTGCCTCTACTTGAAATAATGTAAGAACAAATGAGCCATAAAACCTAGCAAgcacaataaaataaaaggtaacAAGAGCACCAAGGAATGAATCATAGATAACAACGAGTAACCCCTTTCATGTACTTATGGAATAAAGTAACCAAGTCATATGCACCATGATCATGTAATGACATGCACCCATGAGAAGCTAGAATCAAGCCACAAATGAATATGTATAAAGGATAAGGTGCATACTCCCACAACTCTGCCATAAACATAATCATATTAAGGGATCTAGGTCCCACACGAGTCTGGCATTATAGACCACTCAAGCTTGACATGAGTTCGGCTTTACAGCCCACCTGAGCTTTTGACTTATCGCCATAAAAGATATATCCCAACGAATCTCATCCGCAACATGCATTAAGTATTACATAAAATCTCAAAAACATGCCATGTATAAACATAAACACTGTGTCCCACGAAACCCATGCATAGGACCACTCATAAACAACATGCATAATGCTAAGCATAATCATATAACCATGTGTTGTAATGCATGGGATACACTTAAGGATAGGGAAACATGACTTAGGAAGGAGAAAAGAGGTATTTAAGCTTGTAGGAGGCTTTTGGGATACATAGGAAACTGTCGTCGACAATTTATCTCTTAGAAGGAAAATTGTCGACAGTTTCCCCCAATCTATTGACATATAGCTTCACAGAACACCCAGAAACTCTACTTTTTACACTTGAAACCATGGTAAAATGGACCAAAACCTTGCCAACTCTTTATCCTAATAAAAAAGGCATCATTCCCATAGAAGGTAAGGAGAAAAAGCCCTATTGGAATCAGTTGCAAGAAGATTAAACAAGATGAAGGAAGTATATTACAATCATGTAGCTATTTTGCACTCAAAACAACGTTTTGTAAAAATCATCCCAAAGGTTGAAATTTAAGACTTCCAATGACTAGAAAGGAAAAGAATTTGCCTTAACTTTCACCTTTACCAATTCTTAACTCTTCTTTACCTTCAACTCCACTTATAGGATGGCATTCAAGGAGATTTACATCTCTTTTTGGCCATATAACAGAGGAAAAACATAATTCTAAACTAAAGAAGGCTAGAAGGTGAATTCTTACTATTTCAATCCCTTCCTTGAGATGCCTAGCAACcataagaagaagagaaatggaAGAGAAAAGAACCCTAACAGCTGGGAAAGACTCTCCCGATCCTCTATCACCTCAAATTGCTTTTTTTTCTAgcttttctctttatatatatatatatatatatacacacacacttaatattttctttaatttaattccCCCACTATTAGACTACTTTAGTATATTTTAATCTCACATTTGCTTTAATTTCACAGAATTTGAGAGGTATTAACCTTGCATTTCAGCCGTTGCTTGCACAATTGGTGGCTCGGGAGGCTGGACCATCTAACAAACTGTCGATAGTTTTCCAGCAACCGTCGACAGCTTCCCAGCATACTGTCGAAAGTTTCCTCTTACagcccttttttcttttaattcctcCAGCCTCTTCCCCTTTCCAAACCCTCTAATATCCCCAAATTACATTCACATAACAAACACATGCAAGATAATATAGCCCAAGTATCATTAATGCACTAATAGGGCGTTACATCTTGTCTTTCTTAGGACCAAATCCTTTTCCTTATCTTTGAGGCTCTTTCTTCCCAAACTATTTCTCTTAGGCCTAGACTAGATGCCTTATGTGATTTTGACACTGTGAGAAAAATGTGACCGCCTTTTACTTCTAGGCACTCAATTTTAAGCTCAAGATGTTGAGACGCATCTTTAAACATTTTATTGTTCTCTTAATGCTTCAACATGAGCTTTATTTGATCCCAAGAGTCAAGAAGAGATTGGATGACAACTAGGACCTACTATTCATTAGTAAGGCTATTTCTAGCAACCTTTAGATCACGAATTATATTAGATATCGTTCTTAGATGCTCAGCCATGGTTACACCTGCGGGCATTTTGTACATGTCAAATTTAAGGGTCAAACCTCACAACCTTGTGGTGCTAGTACCACCATTTCAAGGTAATCCACAtgtcttttgttattttatattcctAACACTCTCCAATCAAATCATTATGCATATTGCTTAATGTTGTAAACGGGGTGCAATGATCATTCTTATACGAAACTTGGTAATTAAGTTGGGAGTGTTATCTAATATCTTGGAGAATTTTTGTTTAACTCAATCATATTGCTAGTCAGAGTTTATAGAATACCCTATTTGTCTAACAAGTATTGGATTTTTCGATGCAATATGTTATAATTacttttatctaatttttctcGCTTGTTAAGATTgacaacaatatttttttaggCTTATAACTACAAACAAGAATCGCATGAAATGTTATTTTGTGTTTAAAGCACATACACAAGTAATTGTAGCAATTAacataaattagaaaaataaaattatttacaagtAATAGGATCAAAATTGGACATATATCCCAAAATCATCTCCACAGtaccaaaatatttattattatatcccTAATTTATTTAATGCATAATTATAGAGAGTATTAAGGTACAATGTAaacaattaaatgtataattatgcTCTTAAgttcaacaatttattttacaaCTTTGAAGCACTTACAACAAATACCAAAGTTAATTATTCGAGCAAATGCACCTTATGTCATACCAAAATGGTATTATAATTTTCATGcatatgaataattttctaaaattaattatgggTTTGATTCCGGCCAAATCCTTCCTCTCTCCCACCTCTTTTCTCTAGCAAATTCAACTATTTATCTATGTTCTACCAAGATTTTGCAACATATATCCTCTAACAAATATAAGggttccttctctctctctctctctctcattgttgAACCTATCGACATATAGTTTCAACACTCTAAAACCCCATTGGTGATGAGGTttgtcatccatgagttttcaATGGGTGGTGGCAACCAATAGAAAACTTTTTGGTTGCATGCATCCCTTATGAAAAGAAgtcattataattttatttattttttttggtttctttttaaACAACTCCCCGTCAAAAGTCAAAAATCTATAATTGCATGCATCCCTTATGATCTTGCTTTTGATATTATGGGCCTTTCACCATCTACTTTCAGTTTTTATAGTTTGGATTCAAGACCAAACACAACTAACTTAGATTCAACTCTTACCAAAATGGAGAAggttgtatttaaaaaaaaaaaaacataaattatagGAACTTggcaaaataataaaaaaaataaaataaaagatatatatggctTATCCATAGAGGGGTTTGGGGGAATTTATCCAAAaacttaaatgcaattaaaatagTTGTCTatatatcttaataataatgcaattaaagatatattgttaatttgaattaaattattataccaagtaatttaatattttccccTGGGATACAGTTACGACATCACTTGTTCAAGGTTAGCACTTTGccaaaaaagaaatacaaaatcAACACTTATATATTCCAAAAAGAGAACATAAAAAGggtataaaacaaattaatttatttatatacgtAATAAAGAgatatatctttttctttcaagAGTCCAGACATGATATAATACCAAAACAATGTGTAAATATCGCAAAATATAAGTGCAATTGAAGGTTCAATTCAAGCATTTTGAACAATGAATGGTCCCAGCTTCCATTATAAACAGGGGAATATGATGTTTCAGAAAATATGGCTAATGAAAACCTGTAACTGAGCTCAGTGCAAATCCATTCCAAATAAACAACGGATATAAATCAGTGTCAAGCTAATCAACTTGTTAAGACTCTGAATCTTTAGTGACACAGAAAATCATATCATATCTTATATTAGAATGGTAAGGACTTATCTACTACATATTTTCAAACCTACAGGCTACAGCACCAGAAGAATCCCATAGAATTTCGACATTGACGCATTTTATGATGAGACATTTTTACTTTAGAGATCAACTAAGTAGCAGCTACTAAACTACACTGCATGACATCTATAGGTTAACGTAACACCGAATAGAGTTGGGACGAACAAACGAACCGTTGAttcttttttccaaaaaaaaacttaaaaggcAATTTGTTGACATAAGTAACTGACTTTTTAAGTTAACAATTCCTAGATATAAAACTTATTACCGTTATCCAGCGAAGACAAATAGGACTCAGTTTAAACGTTACTGCACATTTTTGTCTTCTATCGACAGGATCTTCAGAGCCGCCCCGCCCGGCATTGAGCCTTAACCCATTATCTCGAGGTACAGAGTCTAGTGCGAAACTGCATGGAAAGCCGACTGCCGACTCGAGCCATCAAGAGTTCGAAGCGGGAGAGAGGAGGACCCTGTATCTCCAAAGGGTTCCTGCAAGCTGAGTTTTGACATTCCAACGAGCTCATCCACGTTTATTGGGTTCTTCGAATGTACTGCCGTTGGCTTAAGCACCTCGTGTGTCTCCATTATAGCTGGCTCCATGCTGTGCCCAGGCCACATCGGAACAGAAAATGGTAAGAATGGAGAAATATAGGCTGGAAATACAACTGGGTAACAACACTGTGAATTATCCGGCTTCTGCAGCACGGGTTCGCCATCATTAGAGTTGGTAGAATCCATTGATTCACATTCTTCATCCAAAGCTGGAGGAGGAGGTCCAGGCAATGGATTCTTAGGTTGTGTCTCGGATTGTGGAGGGTTGACGGCAAATAAATCATGTGATGCTGCTGGAGTCTCTGCTGCCTGCAGGACAGAATGGCAGAGAAGGTAAGCGACAAATACTCGAGAAAGGCGAATATGAATACCAAGTTTGATGTTATTTAAAACCAGAGAAAGCAGAAATTTTTTGGCAAGTCCGGAGAAAATATGCAAACCACCaagaaataatagagtaaataaTTGTTCAGAACAGAAAATGAATATGCAAACCAAATATCGTACTGCATCCGGAACACTGGAGTAACTAAAGATTCAACAGCCAACGAATCTCTAGCCCAAAATATCTGAAAGGATTGATTATATGCCCACAGGGCGAACAACATATAAGAGACGGGACCATCCTGTTGCTGACCTTGCAATAAGTTACTATTGTTAAACATGACCATAATATTAATGCCATCCCATAGTCACTAAAATCACTCTGTGGAATTTAATATAGGTAGCCCACATGGATCAGCAGGGGGCAAGGTTGCATAAAGGCACACTAGCTTCCACAGGaaaaagatagaaagagagagagaaagaaagaattaaaaaaaaacgcTGACCTCATCAGCTACAATGTCAAACAAGCTGGAACGTCTTTTTCTCCTTGACATGTTGTTTTGCCTGATGAAATATTTCTGAGCATGGCTGGCTACCTGTGTGGGTGTTCTGGATATTACATAGTTGCGAGATATTCCACGCCAATCACCTTTGCCAAGCTTTTGCAAACCAACAAGAAACATTCGGTGTTCCTCTTCAGTCCATGGAACACCttcaaattaaattacttaTTGTTAGGAAACAAGCCAAGCTAATACAACATTAGAGATGAGCCATGATACAGGACAGCATTCAGTACAATTGACAAGAAACAGCAGACAGTCCTG contains the following coding sequences:
- the LOC127813737 gene encoding transcription factor MYBS3-like, which translates into the protein MTRRCSHCSHNGHNSRTCPNRGVKLFGVRLTDGSIRKSASMGNLTHYAASATPPGGGGAAADGHHHDSPDHTADGYASEDFVPGSSSSRERKKGVPWTEEEHRMFLVGLQKLGKGDWRGISRNYVISRTPTQVASHAQKYFIRQNNMSRRKRRSSLFDIVADEAAETPAASHDLFAVNPPQSETQPKNPLPGPPPPALDEECESMDSTNSNDGEPVLQKPDNSQCCYPVVFPAYISPFLPFSVPMWPGHSMEPAIMETHEVLKPTAVHSKNPINVDELVGMSKLSLQEPFGDTGSSSLPLRTLDGSSRQSAFHAVSH